The following coding sequences lie in one Ictalurus furcatus strain D&B chromosome 7, Billie_1.0, whole genome shotgun sequence genomic window:
- the LOC128610494 gene encoding carcinoembryonic antigen-related cell adhesion molecule 5-like isoform X2 — protein MLISLVPVTPAQGIPKAVVSIKPYKHVFTCEKVTLRCDVQGGGSSEWTYSWEKNKAELYTSGDRFSADRTMQEVSISCVIQSDSGDYTCRGQRSDSRSSEISDAVTLTVSETPQPVLSISPQSWMTEGDSVTLSCEVTDSSTGWKFSWYRDVPYRDNDGRIRYRAVPLSDSSRKSGGFYTLSPAALNHAGVYVCRGERKERAFYTHYSNLQTLWITGESPPVSLIINPNRTQHFTDDSLSLSCEDQSKSTGWTVRLYTQKLGVSVCTQLGSVTGSTCNISSLSTSDTGVYWCESKSGENSNPVNITVHGRSRPFPVLKLIFSIVTASPYLLVTIILLVKCYRARAHTEDRIENAVIEE, from the exons tGCTGATTTCACTTGTACCAGTGACACCTGCTCAAG gGATTCCTAAAGCTGTGGTGTCCATAAAACCTTATAAACATGTGTTCACTTGTGAGAAAGTTACTCTCAGATGTGACGTACAGGGAGGAGGAAGCTCTGAGTGGACTTACAGTTGGGAGAAGAATAAAGCCGAGCTTTATACAAGTGGAGATAGATTCAGTGCAGACCGCACAATGCAGGAGGTCAGTATCAGTTGTGTTATACAATCTGACAGTGGTGACTACACCTGCAGAGGACAGAGGAGTGACTCTCGGAGCTCAGAGATCAGTGATGCTGTGACACTGACTGTATCAG AGACACCACAGCCAGTACTGAGTATATCTCCACAGAGCTGGATGACTGAAGGAGACTCAGTGACTCTAAGCTGTGAGGTTACAGACTCCTCTACAGGCTGGAAATTCAGCTGGTACAGAGATGTTCCCTACAGAGACAATGATGGCCGTATCAGGTATAGAGCAGTGCCCCTCTCAGACAGCAGCAGAAAATCTGGAGGTTTCTACACTCTCAGCCCTGCTGCTCTTAATCACGCTGGAGTTTATGTgtgcagaggagagagaaaagaacgAGCCTTTTACACACATTACAGCAACCTACAGACACTATGGATCACtg GTGAATCTCCTCCAGTCTCTCTGATCATCAATCCCAACAGAACTCAACACTTTACTGatgactctctctcactgagctgTGAGGACCAGAGTAAGTCTACTGGATGGACAGTGAGACTATACACACAGAAACTTGGGGTGTCAGTTTGTACACAATTGGGATCAGTTACAGGATCTACATGTAATATCAGCTCCCTCTCCACATCCGACACTGGAGTTTACTGGTGTGAGTCTAAATCTGGAGAAAACAGTAATCCTGTCAACATCACAGTGCATG GACGATCACGTCCATTCCCGGTGCTCAAGCTGATCTTTAGCATAGTGACGGCCTCTCCATATCTGCTGGTGACCATCATTCTGCTGGTCAAATGTTACAGAGCTCGAG
- the LOC128610494 gene encoding carcinoembryonic antigen-related cell adhesion molecule 5-like isoform X1 → MLLLISLVPVTPAQGIPKAVVSIKPYKHVFTCEKVTLRCDVQGGGSSEWTYSWEKNKAELYTSGDRFSADRTMQEVSISCVIQSDSGDYTCRGQRSDSRSSEISDAVTLTVSETPQPVLSISPQSWMTEGDSVTLSCEVTDSSTGWKFSWYRDVPYRDNDGRIRYRAVPLSDSSRKSGGFYTLSPAALNHAGVYVCRGERKERAFYTHYSNLQTLWITGESPPVSLIINPNRTQHFTDDSLSLSCEDQSKSTGWTVRLYTQKLGVSVCTQLGSVTGSTCNISSLSTSDTGVYWCESKSGENSNPVNITVHGRSRPFPVLKLIFSIVTASPYLLVTIILLVKCYRARAHTEDRIENAVIEE, encoded by the exons atgctct tGCTGATTTCACTTGTACCAGTGACACCTGCTCAAG gGATTCCTAAAGCTGTGGTGTCCATAAAACCTTATAAACATGTGTTCACTTGTGAGAAAGTTACTCTCAGATGTGACGTACAGGGAGGAGGAAGCTCTGAGTGGACTTACAGTTGGGAGAAGAATAAAGCCGAGCTTTATACAAGTGGAGATAGATTCAGTGCAGACCGCACAATGCAGGAGGTCAGTATCAGTTGTGTTATACAATCTGACAGTGGTGACTACACCTGCAGAGGACAGAGGAGTGACTCTCGGAGCTCAGAGATCAGTGATGCTGTGACACTGACTGTATCAG AGACACCACAGCCAGTACTGAGTATATCTCCACAGAGCTGGATGACTGAAGGAGACTCAGTGACTCTAAGCTGTGAGGTTACAGACTCCTCTACAGGCTGGAAATTCAGCTGGTACAGAGATGTTCCCTACAGAGACAATGATGGCCGTATCAGGTATAGAGCAGTGCCCCTCTCAGACAGCAGCAGAAAATCTGGAGGTTTCTACACTCTCAGCCCTGCTGCTCTTAATCACGCTGGAGTTTATGTgtgcagaggagagagaaaagaacgAGCCTTTTACACACATTACAGCAACCTACAGACACTATGGATCACtg GTGAATCTCCTCCAGTCTCTCTGATCATCAATCCCAACAGAACTCAACACTTTACTGatgactctctctcactgagctgTGAGGACCAGAGTAAGTCTACTGGATGGACAGTGAGACTATACACACAGAAACTTGGGGTGTCAGTTTGTACACAATTGGGATCAGTTACAGGATCTACATGTAATATCAGCTCCCTCTCCACATCCGACACTGGAGTTTACTGGTGTGAGTCTAAATCTGGAGAAAACAGTAATCCTGTCAACATCACAGTGCATG GACGATCACGTCCATTCCCGGTGCTCAAGCTGATCTTTAGCATAGTGACGGCCTCTCCATATCTGCTGGTGACCATCATTCTGCTGGTCAAATGTTACAGAGCTCGAG